The Fervidibacillus albus genome contains a region encoding:
- a CDS encoding CoA-binding protein, with translation MIQNPSMDEIRDILHQAKRIAVVGLSANPERTSYQIAKAMQDAGYEIIPVNPMVDEVLGVKAVGSLKEIDGHVDIVNIFRRSEFLPEIAEQFLQIDADVFWAQQGIVHEGVYERLKEKGVPVIMDRCIKVMHALVKVS, from the coding sequence ATGATACAAAATCCGTCAATGGATGAAATTCGTGATATTTTGCATCAAGCGAAACGAATTGCCGTCGTAGGATTAAGCGCAAATCCAGAACGAACGAGTTACCAAATTGCAAAGGCGATGCAAGATGCTGGTTATGAAATTATCCCTGTCAATCCGATGGTGGATGAAGTATTAGGGGTTAAAGCTGTAGGATCGTTAAAGGAAATCGATGGGCACGTCGATATCGTCAACATTTTCCGAAGAAGTGAGTTTTTACCTGAAATTGCTGAACAATTTTTACAAATCGATGCTGACGTTTTTTGGGCACAACAAGGAATCGTCCATGAAGGAGTGTACGAGCGGTTAAAAGAAAAAGGGGTTCCCGTCATCATGGACCGATGTATTAAAGTGATGCATGCACTCGTAAAAGTTTCGTGA